A single genomic interval of Ruminococcus sp. NK3A76 harbors:
- a CDS encoding toll/interleukin-1 receptor domain-containing protein → MFKMMSGFPREKIDIIKQNGKKLCQIDALIGDSTALIEDATIVIEENDYIVRILPNGLVENYIVTDNGYCGGSGHGIPPHYQVKMKKIVKIPTNHKNDLEDRSIINPMKEKLIHLVDDIPRIEARFKHFTPSKGLIIPECDLIYNDPDFISWLENIKYVLQDIYDKSNDKYVWDIINPTGIIHKFNGKSGDERELFNKLKSSLNIIAQNADRYYSESSSKGDFTMKKPMLFISHASADIKYVQPLVELLADIGLNNETMFCSSVPDYHIPMDNDIYDYLKSLFDNYDFHVVFMLSDNYYQSAACLNEMGASWVLRKRYSTVLLPKFDFSAIKGAVNPTQISLKLDNDNIDELKVRLGELKDIISNEFGISVPSNRWEKKRDTFISTINSLMTEGD, encoded by the coding sequence GTGTTCAAAATGATGTCTGGATTTCCAAGAGAAAAAATTGACATAATAAAACAGAATGGAAAAAAGCTCTGCCAAATTGATGCGTTAATTGGTGATTCAACAGCTTTAATTGAAGACGCTACGATAGTTATTGAGGAAAACGATTATATTGTTCGTATTCTACCAAATGGATTAGTTGAAAACTATATTGTAACAGATAACGGATATTGTGGCGGAAGCGGTCATGGTATTCCTCCTCATTACCAGGTGAAGATGAAAAAAATTGTGAAAATTCCTACCAACCACAAAAATGATTTAGAAGATAGGAGTATAATTAATCCTATGAAAGAAAAATTGATTCATCTTGTTGATGACATACCGAGAATTGAAGCAAGATTCAAACATTTTACACCATCAAAAGGTCTGATTATTCCCGAGTGCGATTTGATTTATAATGATCCCGATTTTATTAGTTGGTTAGAAAATATCAAATATGTACTGCAAGATATATATGATAAATCAAATGATAAGTATGTATGGGATATTATTAATCCAACAGGTATTATACACAAATTCAATGGAAAGAGTGGCGACGAGCGCGAACTATTCAACAAACTGAAAAGTTCCTTGAATATAATTGCGCAAAACGCAGACAGGTATTATTCTGAATCAAGTTCAAAAGGAGATTTTACAATGAAGAAACCTATGTTGTTTATCAGTCATGCTTCTGCTGATATAAAATATGTACAACCGCTCGTTGAACTGTTAGCAGATATAGGGCTGAACAATGAGACAATGTTCTGTTCATCCGTACCTGATTATCATATCCCAATGGATAATGATATTTATGATTACCTAAAGAGTTTGTTTGACAACTATGATTTTCATGTGGTCTTTATGTTGTCTGATAATTACTACCAAAGTGCTGCTTGCTTGAATGAGATGGGAGCTTCATGGGTTTTAAGAAAGCGTTACTCTACTGTTTTACTGCCTAAATTTGATTTCTCTGCTATTAAGGGTGCAGTTAATCCCACTCAAATATCTTTGAAACTTGACAATGACAATATTGACGAATTGAAGGTAAGACTTGGAGAATTAAAAGATATTATTTCAAATGAATTTGGCATTTCAGTCCCTTCAAATCGTTGGGAAAAGAAAAGAGATACATTCATATCAACAATTAATAGCCTGATGACAGAAGGTGATTAA
- a CDS encoding restriction endonuclease subunit S: MLKKTTSTEDTSLISLGDIVEFIDGDRGKNYPTYDEFAKEGYCLFLNASNVTGIGFDFSDCMFITKEKDELMNKGHLERFDIVLTSRGTLGNVAFYNNHIPYENVRINSGMLIIRSKSDKIKSYYLYALLKSSYMKSAIEQYRSGSAQPQLPIKDLQKISLNIPNSESVLEKINADFRRIENIISQNGNEISNLKALQSVLLSELSR, from the coding sequence ATGTTAAAGAAAACGACCTCAACAGAAGATACTTCATTAATATCTCTCGGAGATATAGTTGAATTTATCGATGGCGATAGAGGAAAAAACTATCCGACCTATGATGAATTTGCAAAAGAAGGATATTGTTTATTCTTAAACGCTTCAAATGTCACTGGTATTGGATTCGATTTTAGTGACTGTATGTTTATAACAAAAGAAAAAGATGAACTAATGAACAAAGGACATTTGGAAAGGTTCGATATTGTACTAACATCTCGTGGAACTCTTGGAAATGTAGCGTTCTACAACAACCATATTCCTTATGAGAATGTAAGAATAAACTCTGGAATGCTTATAATACGCAGTAAATCCGATAAAATCAAGTCTTACTACCTATATGCGCTACTAAAAAGCTCTTATATGAAGTCAGCTATAGAACAATATCGCTCAGGATCGGCACAGCCGCAATTACCGATTAAAGATTTACAGAAAATATCACTTAATATTCCAAACTCTGAAAGCGTTCTTGAAAAAATCAATGCAGATTTCAGGCGAATTGAAAACATTATATCACAGAATGGCAATGAGATATCTAATCTTAAAGCTCTACAATCCGTCTTACTCTCAGAATTAAGCCGCTAA
- a CDS encoding restriction endonuclease subunit S, translating into MEYKVLGDYINPVDLRNRELGITNLLGVSIEKRFIPSIANIVGTDLSNYKVVKNGQFAYGPVTSRNGEKISIALLNGEDCIISSSYTVFEVTRKDELEPEYLMLWFSRPEFDRYARYRSHGSVREIFGWDEMCAVELPIPDIEKQRKIVKAYKTITDRIALKQRINDNLAA; encoded by the coding sequence ATGGAATACAAGGTTTTAGGAGATTATATAAATCCTGTTGACCTTAGAAATAGAGAATTAGGGATAACCAATCTTCTCGGTGTAAGCATTGAAAAACGTTTTATCCCGTCTATTGCGAACATTGTCGGAACCGACCTGTCAAATTATAAGGTCGTGAAGAACGGACAATTCGCATACGGTCCGGTTACTTCAAGAAACGGTGAGAAGATTTCTATTGCTTTACTTAACGGAGAAGATTGTATTATCTCAAGTTCGTACACTGTTTTTGAGGTGACACGCAAAGATGAACTTGAGCCTGAATATCTGATGTTATGGTTCAGCCGACCCGAATTTGACAGATATGCAAGATACCGTTCTCATGGTAGTGTAAGAGAAATTTTCGGGTGGGATGAGATGTGCGCTGTTGAACTGCCTATTCCTGATATAGAAAAACAGCGTAAGATCGTTAAGGCTTATAAGACTATTACCGATAGAATAGCATTGAAACAGCGGATAAATGATAATTTAGCGGCTTAA